Proteins encoded in a region of the Salvelinus fontinalis isolate EN_2023a chromosome 17, ASM2944872v1, whole genome shotgun sequence genome:
- the LOC129814215 gene encoding zona pellucida sperm-binding protein 4-like, with protein sequence MVNGFRNEYISGIKASASHRSTVESVLYCTTMAGWVEVAVVVVCWTNVLGALKWGMRPQHLTRPVTYAEQPQWRPQQVIQRPVASTPIEKCQVKEEERITCGTPAITIAQCEAINCCFDGWRCYYGKAVTVQCSRDGQFVVVAARDTTRPNLDLDSISLLGGQDTPCKPVGITTVFAVYQFPVTACGTTLMEDSGYVVYENSMTSSYEVGIGPRGSITRDSHFELRFQCKYSGTAVEVLIVDVNTVAPPAPVAVPGPISLVLRLASGQCYNKGCVEDVEAYTSYYSDADYPVVKVLKEPVYVEVHILRRTDSNLVLNLEHCWATSTPSPLSLPKWDLLVDGCPSQDDRYLTSVIPVAGSSGVVFPTHYKRFVVKMFTFVDAHTLAPLKDRVFIHCSTEMCYATGSHSCQQSCNRQRRDVAGVKSLDGETTVVSSGELILTRPEPPARPEKYF encoded by the exons ATGGTGAACGGTTTCCGTAATGAATACATCTCAGGTATAAAAGCCTCAGCAAGCCACAGAAGTACAGTGGAGTCAGTCCTATATTGTACAACAATGGCAGGGTGGGTTGAAGTTGCGGTAGTGGTTGTGTGCTGGACCAATGTACTTGGTGCACTGAAGTGGGGAATGCGTCCACAGCATCTGACTAGACCTGTAACTTACGCTGAGCAGCCCCAGTGGCGGCCTCAGCAGGTCATCCAGAGGCCAGTGGCTTCCACTCCTATAGAGAAATGCCAAgtaaaggaggaagagaggattaCTTGTGGAACCCCTGCCATTACTATTGCTCAATGTGAAGCGATCAACTGCTGCTTTGATGGGTGGCGGTGCTACTACGGGAAAGCGG TGACTGTTCAGTGTAGCAGAGACGGTCAGTTTGTGGTGGTGGCGGCCAGGGATACCACTCGGCCCAACCTGGACCTTGATTCCATTAGTCTACTTGGTGGGCAGGATACCCCCTGTAAGCCTGTTGGCATCACTACAGTCTTTGCCGTATACCAGTTTCCTGTCACTGCATGTGGCACCACTCTGATG GAGGACAGTGGCTATGTGGTCTACGAGAACAGCATGACATCTTCCTATGAAGTGGGGATTGGACCTCGTGGCTCAATCACAAGAGACAGCCATTTTGA GCTGCGGTTCCAGTGTAAGTACTCTGGCACTGCAGTGGAGGTACTGATTGTTGATGTGAACACTGTTGCTCCACCTGCTCCGGTTGCTGTTCCTGGACCCATCAGCCTGGTTCTCCGACTGGCCAGCGGACAATGTTACAACAAGGGTTGTGTGGAAG ATGTGGAAGCCTACACCTCCTACTATAGCGACGCAGACTACCCAGTTGTCAAGGTCCTAAAGGAGCCAGTGTATGTTGAGGTTCACATCCTGAGGAGGACTGACTCTAACCTGGTCCTGAATTTGGAGCATTGCTGGGCCACCTCCACCCCCAGTCCTCTAAGCCTGCCCAAGTGGGACCTCCTGGTTGATGG gtgtccgTCTCAGGATGACCGCTACCTGACCTCTGTGATCCCTGTGGCTGGCTCGTCTGGTGTCGTGTTCCCCACCCACTACAAACGCTTTGTGGTCAAGATGTTCACTTTTGTGGATGCGCACACCTTAGCTCCTCTGAAGGACAGG GTATTCAttcactgtagtacagagatgtgCTACGCTACTGGAAGTCACTCCTGTCAACAGAGCTGCAACAGGCAAA GGAGAGATGTGGCAGGAGTGAAGTCTTTGGATGGAGAGACTACCGTAGTGTCCAGTGGGGAGCTGATTCTGACCCGACCAGAACCACCTGCCAGGCCTGAGAAATACTTCTGA